GGTCGCGCAGCCCCAGTTTCGCCAGCACCCGGCCGATGTGGGTCTTCACCGTCTGTTCCGCGAGCACCAGCGACTCGGCGATCTCCTGGTTGGACAGGCCACGGGCGATCAGCTCGAGCACCTCGGTCTCCCGCGGCGTCAGCCCGCTGCGCCGCAGGGCCGGGCCGTCGCGGCGCGGGGCGGGGCGCTGGCGGGCGAAGTCGGCGATCAGCCGGCGGGTTACGGACGGGGCGAGCAGCGCCTCGCCCGCCGCCACCACCCGGACCGCGGAGATCAGATCGGCCGGTGGGGCGTCCTTCAGCAGAAAGCCGCTGGCCCCGGCGCGCAGCGCCTCGTAGACGTAGTCGTCCACGTCGAAGGTGGTGAGCATCAGGACCTTGGGCCGGTGGGTGACCCCGCGCGGCGGGTCCAGCAGCTGCCGGGCCGCCTCGAGCCCGTCCATCTCGGGCATCCGCACGTCCATCAGCACCACATCGGGGTGGCTGCGGCGGCTGACCTGCACGCCCTCCCGCCCGTCCGGCGCCTCGCCGACGACGTCGATATCGCTCTGCGCGGCGAGCAGGGCGGCGAACCCCGCCCGCACCATCGCCTGGTCGTCGACGATGATCACCTTGATGGTCATGACGGGCTCGTCTCTTCGAGGTCTACCAGGGGGAGGCGGGCCGCGACGCGGAAGCCGCCGTCGGGCAGCGGGCCGGTGTCGAGCATGCCGCCGACGAGCCGTACCCGCTCGACCATGCCGACGAGGCCGTGGCCGGTGCCGCTGGTCTCCAGGGGCT
This genomic interval from Streptomyces asiaticus contains the following:
- a CDS encoding response regulator; translated protein: MTIKVIIVDDQAMVRAGFAALLAAQSDIDVVGEAPDGREGVQVSRRSHPDVVLMDVRMPEMDGLEAARQLLDPPRGVTHRPKVLMLTTFDVDDYVYEALRAGASGFLLKDAPPADLISAVRVVAAGEALLAPSVTRRLIADFARQRPAPRRDGPALRRSGLTPRETEVLELIARGLSNQEIAESLVLAEQTVKTHIGRVLAKLGLRDRAQAVIFAYESGLVTPGQ